A single region of the Triticum dicoccoides isolate Atlit2015 ecotype Zavitan chromosome 2B, WEW_v2.0, whole genome shotgun sequence genome encodes:
- the LOC119367299 gene encoding aspartyl protease family protein 2-like: MSCLSVSMLCFLLALLTPANLTSATRNIGFSLPLVSSHHKLNHTTGEIGELLLPEGDVNPMNVRPKVAPAGWPMFSVVVGVGSGRGQHFYKLALDFVGNLTWIRCKPCTPEEQQEGPIFDAALSPKYAFVHTTSFYCKPPFIGHHGDKCSFSATTSLAAAHGYLATDLFTFGDTNTGHKRVEGLLFGCAHRADEFWNHGIVAGAMSLNKKSTSLKYQLGERGFATSKFSYCLFYHGQHTTKHGFLRFGNDVPNHDHAHSTPLMHYWKPLYYIGLEGVSLNEKMLMRIDPGMFKRDSASNRGGTIVDVGTPATRMIRAAYDILEAAVIADLHHRLGVSRAGYRVQGSRLCFIVSMQGIYQKLPSITLHLKDGAELTIKWDLLFVTKMHHGAQHVCFLIFPDEKMTVLGAAQQVGTRFTIDVDNNRLYFAPENCANDSS; this comes from the coding sequence ATGTCCTGTTTATCTGTTTCCATGCTATGTTTCCTCCTTGCTTTGCTAACTCCCGCCAACCTCACTTCAGCCACCCGCAATATCGGATTCAGCCTGCCTCTCGTGTCCAGCCACCACAAGCTCAACCACACAACCGGTGAAATCGGGGAGCTCTTGCTGCCTGAGGGTGATGTGAACCCCATGAACGTACGACCCAAGGTAGCCCCTGCCGGTTGGCCGATGTTCAGTGTCGTCGTCGGAGTCGGCAGCGGCAGAGGCCAGCACTTTTATAAGCTCGCGCTGGACTTCGTGGGCAACCTCACATGGATCCGGTGTAAGCCTTGCACCCCGGAGGAGCAGCAGGAGGGCCCAATCTTCGACGCTGCCCTCTCCCCAAAGTATGCGTTTGTCCACACAACCAGCTTCTACTGCAAGCCCCCCTTTATTGGCCACCATGGTGACAAGTGCAGCTTCTCCGCCACCACTTCGCTCGCTGCCGCGCATGGGTACCTGGCCACCGACTTGTTCACTTTTGGTGACACCAACACCGGTCATAAGAGGGTGGAGGGACTCTTATTCGGGTGTGCGCATAGAGCAGATGAGTTCTGGAACCACGGCATTGTCGCTGGTGCCATGAGCTTGAACAAAAAGTCGACGTCGTTGAAGTACCAGCTTGGCGAGCGCGGGTTCGCCACTTCAAAGTTTTCTTACTGCCTCTTCTACCACGGCCAACACACCACCAAGCATGGCTTCCTCAGGTTCGGCAACGACGTCCCAAACCACGACCATGCCCACAGCACGCCATTGATGCACTATTGGAAACCATTGTACTACATTGGCTTGGAAGGTGTTAGCCTGAACGAGAAGATGCTCATGAGAATCGACCCAGGTATGTTCAAGAGGGACTCGGCGAGCAATCGCGGCGGCACCATCGTCGATGTCGGGACACCCGCGACCCGGATGATCCGTGCGGCGTATGACATCCTGGAGGCCGCGGTCATCGCAGACCTACACCATCGCCTCGGGGTGAGCCGTGCCGGATACCGAGTACAGGGCTCCCGCCTCTGCTTCATCGTGTCGATGCAGGGGATCTACCAGAAGCTCCCAAGCATCACGCTCCACCTGAAAGATGGCGCCGAGCTTACGATCAAGTGGGATCTGTTGTTTGTGACAAAAATGCACCACGGAGCCCAACATGTCTGCTTCCTAATCTTTCCGGACGAGAAGATGACGGTTCTTGGCGCCGCGCAGCAGGTGGGCACGCGCTTCACCATTGACGTCGACAATAATCGACTCTACTTTGCTCCGGAGAATTGCGCGAACGACAGTAGCTAG